A window from Dissulfurirhabdus thermomarina encodes these proteins:
- the rplA gene encoding 50S ribosomal protein L1: MARHGKRYRSLKEKVEAGRRYGLDEAVELVLATKSAKFDESVDAAVVLGVDPRKADQNVRGAVVLPHGTGRQQRVLVFAKGDKAREAEEAGADYVGAEDLVEKIQGGWLDFEKVVATPDMMGVVGRLGKILGPRGLMPNAKTGTVTMDVAKAVQDIKAGKVDYRVDKAGVVHAPVGRASFDKERIRANLVALIDALQRAKPSTSKGTYIKSVTLSTTMGPGVKVDPTEVRNLAA; the protein is encoded by the coding sequence ATGGCACGGCACGGAAAGAGGTATCGCAGCCTGAAGGAGAAGGTGGAGGCCGGGCGCCGCTACGGCCTCGACGAGGCCGTGGAGCTGGTCCTCGCCACCAAGAGCGCCAAGTTCGACGAGAGCGTGGATGCCGCCGTGGTCCTCGGGGTGGACCCGCGCAAGGCCGACCAGAACGTCCGCGGGGCGGTGGTCCTGCCCCATGGGACGGGCCGGCAGCAGCGGGTCCTGGTCTTCGCCAAGGGCGACAAGGCCCGGGAGGCCGAGGAGGCCGGCGCCGACTACGTGGGCGCCGAGGACCTGGTGGAGAAGATCCAGGGCGGCTGGCTCGACTTCGAGAAGGTGGTGGCCACTCCCGACATGATGGGCGTGGTGGGCCGGCTCGGGAAGATCCTCGGTCCCCGGGGCCTCATGCCCAACGCCAAGACCGGGACGGTGACCATGGACGTGGCCAAGGCCGTCCAGGACATCAAGGCCGGGAAGGTGGACTACCGGGTGGACAAGGCCGGGGTGGTGCACGCCCCGGTGGGGCGGGCCTCCTTCGACAAGGAGCGGATCCGGGCCAACCTCGTGGCCCTCATCGACGCCCTCCAGCGGGCGAAACCGTCCACCAGCAAGGGAACCTACATCAAGAGCGTCACCCTCTCCACCACCATGGGGCCGGGTGTGAAGGTCGATCCCACGGAGGTACGGAACCTCGCGGCCTGA
- the rplK gene encoding 50S ribosomal protein L11, with amino-acid sequence MAKKIAGYIKLQIPAGQANPSPPVGPALGQHGVNIMEFCKAFNAKTQDQAGMIIPVLITVYADRSFSFVLKTPPAAILLKKAAKVEKGSGVPNRDKVGKVTRAQVEEIARTKMPDLTAADMEAAVRTVAGTARSMGIEIVD; translated from the coding sequence ATGGCCAAGAAGATCGCTGGATACATCAAGCTGCAGATCCCGGCGGGCCAGGCCAACCCGTCCCCCCCCGTGGGGCCCGCCCTGGGCCAGCACGGGGTGAACATCATGGAGTTCTGCAAGGCCTTCAACGCCAAGACCCAGGACCAGGCCGGCATGATCATCCCGGTCCTGATCACGGTCTACGCGGACCGGTCCTTCAGCTTCGTCCTGAAGACCCCGCCCGCCGCCATCCTTCTCAAGAAGGCCGCCAAGGTGGAGAAGGGCTCCGGCGTGCCCAATCGCGACAAGGTGGGCAAGGTGACCCGGGCCCAGGTGGAGGAGATCGCCCGGACCAAGATGCCGGACCTCACCGCCGCCGACATGGAGGCGGCCGTGAGGACCGTGGCCGGGACGGCCCGGAGCATGGGCATCGAGATCGTGGACTGA
- the nusG gene encoding transcription termination/antitermination protein NusG, with the protein MAHKWYIVHTYSGFENKVKAALEERIKQHGLEQHFSRVVVPTEKVVEIVKGERRTSSRKVFPGYILVKMELNNETWHLVQDTPKVTGFIGSQENPVSLPDEEAERIIQQMEERALKPVPKYDFQKGDQVTVTEGPFANFHGEVDEVKPEKGKVRVMVSIFGRATPVELEFAHVQKVS; encoded by the coding sequence ATGGCGCACAAGTGGTACATCGTCCATACCTACTCGGGGTTCGAGAACAAGGTCAAGGCGGCCCTCGAGGAGCGGATCAAGCAGCACGGCCTGGAGCAGCACTTCTCCCGGGTGGTGGTTCCCACCGAGAAGGTGGTGGAGATCGTCAAGGGGGAGCGGCGCACCTCGTCGCGGAAGGTCTTCCCGGGCTACATCCTGGTCAAGATGGAACTCAACAACGAGACGTGGCACCTGGTGCAGGACACGCCCAAGGTCACGGGGTTCATCGGGAGCCAGGAGAACCCGGTCTCCCTCCCGGACGAGGAGGCCGAGCGCATCATCCAGCAGATGGAGGAGCGGGCCCTCAAGCCCGTGCCCAAGTATGATTTCCAGAAGGGCGACCAGGTGACGGTGACGGAGGGCCCCTTCGCCAACTTTCACGGCGAGGTGGACGAGGTCAAGCCCGAGAAGGGGAAGGTCCGCGTCATGGTTTCCATCTTCGGCCGGGCCACGCCGGTGGAGCTGGAATTCGCCCACGTCCAGAAGGTGAGCTGA
- the secE gene encoding preprotein translocase subunit SecE, with product MGTRKKGGKGKQGRARKGRAAVSDRRGAAPAAPAKAKTASPARPGVGWVQATLTFLREVRAEFEKVTFATRKETLALTAAVLAITFFFTAYLGLTDLVLSWLITKILY from the coding sequence ATGGGAACGAGGAAGAAGGGCGGAAAGGGCAAGCAGGGACGCGCCCGCAAGGGCCGGGCGGCCGTTTCGGACCGCCGGGGGGCGGCGCCCGCCGCGCCGGCCAAGGCCAAGACCGCGTCTCCCGCCAGGCCGGGTGTCGGCTGGGTGCAGGCCACTCTCACCTTTCTCCGGGAGGTCCGGGCGGAGTTCGAGAAGGTGACCTTCGCCACCCGGAAGGAGACGCTCGCCCTCACGGCGGCGGTCCTGGCCATCACCTTCTTCTTCACCGCCTACCTCGGGTTGACGGACCTGGTGCTCTCGTGGCTCATCACGAAGATACTCTACTGA
- the rpmG gene encoding 50S ribosomal protein L33 → MREIVSLACTECKRRNYMTTKNRRTTPDKLELKKYCPFDRRHTLHRESKGK, encoded by the coding sequence ATGCGCGAGATCGTGAGCCTGGCGTGCACCGAGTGTAAGCGCCGGAACTACATGACCACGAAGAACCGGCGGACCACGCCGGACAAGCTGGAGCTCAAGAAGTACTGCCCCTTCGACCGGCGGCACACCCTGCACCGGGAGTCCAAGGGGAAGTAG
- the tuf gene encoding elongation factor Tu, with translation MSKKKFERTKPHVNVGTIGHIDHGKTTLTSAITAVLSKKGWADHTPFEEIDKAPEERERGITIATAHVEYETEKRHYAHVDCPGHADYIKNMITGAAQMDGAILVVGADDGPMPQTREHILLARQVGVPAIVVFLNKCDMVDDPELIELVELELRELLSKYEFPGDDVPIIKGSALEALNNPEDEEKTKCIWELMDALDNFIPEPERDVDKPFLMPIEDVFSISGRGTVVTGRVERGVIHVGDEVEIVGLRPTQKTTCTGLEMFRKLLDEGRAGDNIGVLLRGTKRDEVERGQVVAKPGSITPHTRFKAEVYILSKEEGGRHTPFFAGYRPQFYFRTTDVTGVVTLPEGVEMVMPGDNVAMEVQLIQPIAMEEGLRFAIREGGRTVGAGVVSAILE, from the coding sequence ATGAGCAAGAAGAAGTTCGAGCGTACGAAGCCGCACGTGAACGTGGGGACGATTGGTCACATTGACCATGGGAAGACGACGTTGACGTCGGCGATCACGGCGGTGCTGTCGAAGAAGGGGTGGGCGGATCACACGCCGTTTGAGGAGATTGACAAGGCGCCGGAGGAGCGGGAGCGCGGTATCACGATTGCGACGGCGCACGTGGAGTACGAGACGGAGAAGCGGCACTACGCGCACGTGGATTGTCCGGGTCACGCGGACTACATCAAGAACATGATCACGGGTGCGGCGCAGATGGACGGTGCGATTTTGGTGGTGGGCGCCGACGACGGTCCGATGCCGCAGACGCGGGAGCACATCTTGTTGGCGCGGCAGGTGGGAGTTCCTGCGATTGTGGTGTTTTTGAACAAGTGTGACATGGTGGACGATCCGGAGCTGATCGAGCTGGTGGAGTTGGAGCTTCGGGAGCTGTTGAGCAAGTATGAGTTTCCGGGCGACGACGTTCCGATCATCAAGGGGAGCGCGTTGGAGGCGCTGAACAATCCGGAGGACGAGGAGAAGACGAAGTGCATCTGGGAGTTGATGGATGCGCTGGACAATTTTATCCCGGAGCCCGAGCGTGACGTGGACAAGCCGTTTTTGATGCCCATTGAGGACGTTTTCAGCATCAGCGGTCGGGGGACGGTGGTGACGGGTCGAGTGGAGCGGGGTGTGATCCACGTGGGGGACGAGGTGGAGATAGTGGGTCTTCGTCCGACGCAGAAGACGACGTGCACGGGTCTCGAGATGTTTCGGAAGCTTTTGGACGAGGGTCGTGCGGGTGACAACATAGGTGTATTGCTTCGGGGTACGAAGCGTGACGAGGTGGAGCGTGGTCAGGTGGTGGCGAAGCCTGGGTCGATCACGCCGCACACGCGGTTCAAGGCGGAGGTTTACATTTTGAGCAAGGAGGAGGGTGGTCGTCACACGCCGTTTTTTGCGGGGTATCGTCCGCAGTTTTATTTTCGGACGACGGACGTGACGGGTGTGGTGACGCTTCCGGAGGGTGTGGAGATGGTGATGCCGGGGGACAACGTGGCGATGGAGGTTCAGCTGATTCAGCCGATCGCCATGGAGGAGGGTCTCCGATTTGCGATCCGCGAGGGCGGCCGCACGGTGGGCGCCGGCGTCGTCAGCGCCATCCTCGAGTAA
- the qmoC gene encoding quinone-interacting membrane-bound oxidoreductase complex subunit QmoC codes for MGEYKKIEPDLSFVKGVMAAGGDTVNRCYQCATCSVVCPLSTEESPFPRKEMLWAQWGLGDRIAGDPDVWLCHQCADCTAYCPRGARPGDVLGAMRSKAIRHYSTPKFLADLLGNPGGVVAAVVAAMVVVLVVAGLWSQHTGHAFPFPLNEEGKVEYSQFLSVLPIDAMFLPLVFFVLVVSARGVLNFWSDLNVGAGIPTTYTGTYPRPGFGALIGRYLWPSIVEIFRHERFKKCGVTVDRARGHLWLLWSFLFLFIVTNYDFVMEDFFHAALGWIGPVTPLPVLHPVKLLANLGAVMLIGGAWMVLQMRSRLTREGDLKSASQDWILIWLILMVGLTGLGSEVLRWMNLAPVAYPVYVLHLGCVAVLFLSLPYTKFGHLLYRTTAYVHQRWAADVKGD; via the coding sequence ATGGGAGAATACAAGAAAATCGAGCCGGACCTTTCCTTCGTCAAGGGGGTCATGGCCGCCGGCGGGGACACGGTCAACCGCTGTTACCAGTGCGCGACCTGTTCCGTGGTCTGCCCGCTCTCCACGGAGGAGAGCCCCTTCCCGCGCAAGGAGATGCTCTGGGCGCAGTGGGGGCTCGGGGACCGCATCGCCGGCGACCCGGACGTGTGGCTCTGCCACCAGTGCGCGGACTGCACGGCCTACTGCCCCCGCGGCGCCCGGCCGGGCGACGTCCTGGGCGCCATGCGTTCCAAGGCCATCCGGCACTATTCCACGCCGAAGTTCCTGGCCGATCTCCTCGGTAACCCCGGCGGAGTGGTGGCCGCGGTGGTGGCCGCCATGGTGGTGGTGCTGGTGGTGGCCGGGCTCTGGTCCCAGCACACCGGGCATGCCTTCCCCTTCCCCTTGAACGAGGAGGGGAAGGTGGAGTATTCGCAGTTCCTGAGCGTGCTGCCCATCGATGCCATGTTCCTCCCGCTGGTCTTCTTCGTCCTGGTGGTGAGCGCGAGGGGCGTTCTGAACTTCTGGTCGGATCTCAACGTGGGGGCCGGCATCCCCACCACCTACACCGGGACCTATCCCCGGCCGGGTTTCGGGGCGCTCATCGGCAGGTACCTCTGGCCCTCCATCGTGGAGATCTTCCGCCACGAGCGGTTCAAGAAGTGCGGGGTTACGGTGGACCGGGCCCGGGGCCATCTCTGGCTCCTGTGGTCCTTCCTGTTCCTCTTCATCGTGACCAACTACGACTTTGTCATGGAGGACTTCTTCCACGCGGCCCTGGGCTGGATCGGGCCGGTGACGCCGCTTCCGGTGCTTCACCCCGTGAAGCTCCTGGCCAACCTGGGGGCGGTGATGCTCATCGGCGGGGCCTGGATGGTGCTCCAGATGCGGAGCCGGCTGACCCGCGAAGGCGACCTCAAGAGCGCCAGCCAGGATTGGATCCTCATCTGGCTGATCCTCATGGTGGGGCTCACCGGCCTCGGCTCCGAGGTCCTTCGCTGGATGAACCTCGCGCCGGTGGCGTACCCGGTCTACGTCCTTCACCTCGGGTGCGTGGCGGTGCTCTTCCTCTCCTTGCCCTACACCAAGTTCGGGCATCTCCTCTACCGGACCACGGCCTACGTCCACCAGCGGTGGGCGGCCGACGTGAAGGGCGACTGA
- a CDS encoding FAD-dependent oxidoreductase, producing MSKKIGLYIYTGDGIADAVDVDKLVELATGDLGVAVAKAHPDLYGPEGVAMVKQDVEGEGVNAVILAGVSPRIEFKEFDLPGVALWQVGLRELVAWSHKIPADAENADALKEHVQELAEDYIRMAVKRMEKAEMPEPYKPETLSDRVLVIGGGVTGLTAALEASAAGYPVTIVEREGQLGGYAAKLRKQFPMGPDYSGLVDPVVGDLIARVEADDRIEVKLSTEVARIANVPGDYRVSFKAAGTKSEWDAPVPLTDEEKLDENGNELSAEDQKKVYDAKNEGRKDYMEVDPNAERFGAVVVASGWKPYVPGEGEYAHLAWGNAKVVTNHQFEEMAKAGQVPKSVAFIQSPGGADDDADFPYASHVTSMVALKQAKYVREDHPEDGKAYVFYQHMRTPGKYEYFYKGIQDDPGIFLTKGAVTQVEDNGSGLTVKVEKTLLGEDIAVDVDMVVLSTGMVPTTRDEAVVNLAYRQGPAFRDLDLFGGYCDSNFICFPYETRRTGIYAAGGVHRSMTIEEAMEDAAGAALKSVQCVKAAEEGHAVHPRTWDFDYPDFYFQRCTQCKRCTEECPFGALDDDEKGTPKPNPTRCRRCGTCMGACPERIIGFKDYNIDLVGSMIKSIEVPDDDEEKLRFVVFACENDAYPAIDMAAQRGHSWSPLARVIPVRCLGSVNVSWIKDAMSSGMDGVLLLGCKFGDDYQCHFAKGSELANRRMENVAETLNSLGMEPERVKLAQVAIDEYDKVPEIINEFVEEVVEMGPNPFKGW from the coding sequence ATGTCGAAGAAGATCGGACTCTACATATACACCGGCGACGGGATCGCCGACGCCGTGGACGTGGACAAGCTGGTGGAACTCGCCACCGGGGACCTCGGAGTCGCCGTGGCCAAGGCCCACCCCGACCTCTACGGGCCCGAGGGCGTGGCCATGGTCAAGCAGGACGTCGAGGGCGAGGGGGTCAACGCCGTGATCCTCGCGGGGGTTTCGCCCCGGATCGAGTTCAAGGAGTTCGACCTGCCCGGGGTGGCCCTCTGGCAGGTGGGGCTGCGCGAACTGGTGGCCTGGAGCCACAAGATCCCGGCCGACGCCGAAAACGCCGACGCCCTGAAGGAGCACGTCCAGGAACTGGCCGAGGACTACATTCGGATGGCCGTCAAGCGCATGGAGAAGGCCGAGATGCCCGAGCCCTACAAGCCGGAGACCCTGAGCGACCGGGTGCTGGTGATCGGCGGCGGTGTCACCGGTCTCACGGCGGCGCTCGAGGCCTCGGCGGCGGGCTACCCTGTCACCATCGTGGAGCGGGAGGGCCAGCTGGGCGGCTACGCGGCCAAGCTCCGCAAGCAGTTCCCCATGGGGCCGGATTATTCCGGCCTGGTGGACCCCGTGGTGGGGGATCTCATCGCCAGGGTGGAGGCCGACGACCGCATCGAGGTGAAGCTTTCGACCGAGGTCGCCCGCATCGCCAACGTCCCCGGCGACTACCGGGTGAGCTTCAAGGCGGCCGGCACCAAGAGCGAGTGGGACGCCCCGGTTCCCCTCACCGACGAGGAGAAGCTCGACGAGAACGGGAACGAGCTCTCCGCCGAGGACCAGAAGAAGGTCTACGATGCCAAGAACGAGGGGCGCAAGGACTACATGGAGGTGGATCCCAACGCCGAGCGCTTCGGCGCCGTGGTGGTGGCCTCCGGCTGGAAGCCCTACGTCCCCGGAGAGGGCGAGTACGCCCACCTCGCCTGGGGCAACGCCAAGGTGGTGACCAACCACCAGTTCGAGGAGATGGCCAAGGCCGGGCAGGTTCCCAAGTCCGTGGCCTTCATCCAGAGCCCGGGCGGTGCCGACGACGACGCCGACTTCCCCTACGCCTCCCACGTCACCAGCATGGTGGCCCTCAAGCAGGCCAAGTACGTCCGGGAGGATCACCCCGAGGACGGCAAGGCCTACGTCTTCTACCAGCACATGCGGACCCCGGGGAAGTACGAGTACTTCTATAAGGGGATCCAGGACGACCCGGGGATCTTCCTCACCAAGGGGGCGGTCACCCAGGTGGAGGACAACGGCTCCGGCCTCACCGTGAAGGTGGAAAAGACGCTGCTCGGCGAGGACATCGCCGTGGACGTGGACATGGTGGTGCTCTCCACGGGCATGGTGCCCACCACCCGTGACGAGGCGGTGGTGAACCTGGCCTACCGCCAGGGCCCGGCCTTCCGCGACCTCGACCTCTTCGGCGGCTACTGCGATTCGAACTTCATCTGCTTCCCCTACGAGACCCGCCGGACGGGCATCTACGCCGCGGGGGGGGTCCACCGTTCCATGACCATCGAGGAGGCCATGGAGGACGCGGCGGGGGCGGCGCTCAAGAGCGTCCAGTGCGTCAAGGCGGCGGAGGAGGGCCACGCGGTCCATCCCCGGACCTGGGACTTCGACTACCCCGACTTCTACTTCCAGCGCTGCACCCAGTGCAAGCGTTGCACCGAGGAGTGCCCCTTCGGCGCCCTGGACGACGACGAGAAGGGGACGCCGAAGCCCAATCCCACCCGGTGCCGCCGGTGCGGGACCTGCATGGGGGCCTGCCCGGAGCGCATCATCGGCTTCAAGGACTACAACATCGACCTCGTGGGCTCCATGATCAAGTCCATCGAGGTGCCGGACGACGACGAGGAGAAGCTGCGGTTCGTGGTCTTCGCCTGCGAGAACGACGCCTACCCGGCCATCGACATGGCGGCCCAGCGGGGGCACTCCTGGTCGCCGCTGGCCCGGGTCATCCCGGTCCGGTGCCTGGGCTCCGTGAACGTGTCCTGGATCAAGGACGCCATGTCCAGCGGCATGGACGGGGTCTTGCTGCTCGGCTGCAAGTTCGGCGACGATTACCAGTGTCACTTCGCCAAGGGCAGCGAGCTGGCCAACCGCCGGATGGAGAACGTGGCGGAGACCCTCAATTCCCTCGGAATGGAACCCGAGCGGGTGAAGTTGGCCCAGGTGGCCATCGACGAATACGACAAGGTGCCCGAGATCATCAACGAGTTCGTGGAAGAAGTGGTCGAGATGGGGCCGAACCCGTTCAAAGGCTGGTAG